In the Flavobacteriales bacterium genome, one interval contains:
- the accC gene encoding acetyl-CoA carboxylase biotin carboxylase subunit, with amino-acid sequence MKKILVANRGEIAQRVMRTAKDMGISTVAIYSEADRKAPHVRYADEAVCVGPPPSNQSYLDMDKIIAICKDLGVEGIHPGYGFLSENAAFARKVTDAGLTLIGPSPEAMEVMGDKLSAKAAVKGYDIPMVPGTDEAISDIEAAKKIAEEIGFPILIKASAGGGGKGMRIVEESSEFLEQMELAVSEATSAFGNGAVFIEKYVAGPRHIEIQIMADTQGNVVYFHERECSIQRRHQKVVEEAPSAILTPEMRKRMGEAACDVARACKYVSAGTVEFLVDEDRNFYFLEMNTRLQVEHPVTEMITGFDLVREQICVARGEELGYSQEDIPLVGHAVEVRVYAENPQNNFLPDIGRLKTYKRPAGPGIRVDDGFEEGMDVPIYYDPMISKLVTYGKDRTEAIQRMKRAIADYEISGVETTLSFGAFVMNHEAFTSGNFDTHFVKKYFEPQMLDRTEGDEETIAAIVAAALIRHANQSKMLKPATETGTSASKWKRNRLQ; translated from the coding sequence ATGAAGAAGATTTTAGTAGCCAATCGAGGAGAAATTGCACAGCGGGTCATGCGTACAGCCAAGGACATGGGGATTTCGACAGTAGCCATTTACAGTGAAGCCGACCGAAAGGCTCCTCACGTACGCTATGCCGATGAAGCCGTTTGCGTAGGACCCCCGCCATCGAATCAGAGTTACTTGGATATGGACAAGATCATTGCCATCTGCAAAGATCTCGGTGTCGAAGGCATCCATCCGGGCTACGGGTTCTTGTCGGAGAATGCCGCGTTCGCACGAAAGGTAACCGATGCCGGTCTTACGTTGATCGGTCCATCACCGGAAGCCATGGAAGTTATGGGTGATAAGCTTTCGGCCAAGGCTGCGGTTAAAGGCTACGATATTCCTATGGTTCCGGGTACCGATGAAGCTATTTCAGACATTGAAGCGGCGAAGAAGATCGCGGAGGAGATCGGGTTTCCCATCTTGATCAAAGCTTCTGCCGGAGGTGGGGGAAAAGGAATGCGCATCGTAGAGGAAAGTTCGGAGTTCTTGGAGCAAATGGAGTTGGCCGTGTCGGAGGCCACAAGTGCTTTTGGAAACGGAGCGGTATTCATTGAAAAGTATGTAGCCGGACCTCGACATATCGAAATTCAGATCATGGCCGACACGCAAGGAAATGTGGTGTATTTCCACGAGCGCGAATGCTCGATCCAGCGCCGTCACCAAAAAGTCGTGGAGGAAGCGCCATCGGCGATCTTGACTCCAGAAATGCGCAAGCGAATGGGCGAAGCGGCATGTGATGTGGCCAGAGCTTGCAAGTATGTTAGTGCTGGAACTGTGGAGTTCTTGGTCGATGAAGATCGAAATTTCTACTTCCTCGAAATGAATACTCGTCTGCAGGTGGAGCATCCCGTTACCGAGATGATCACTGGATTCGATTTAGTTCGCGAACAGATCTGCGTAGCTCGAGGGGAGGAGTTAGGTTATTCACAGGAAGATATTCCATTGGTTGGACACGCTGTTGAAGTGCGGGTATACGCCGAGAATCCTCAGAACAACTTTTTGCCGGACATCGGTCGATTGAAAACGTATAAACGTCCGGCAGGGCCGGGTATTCGAGTCGATGACGGATTCGAAGAGGGTATGGATGTGCCTATCTACTACGACCCGATGATCTCCAAACTGGTCACTTATGGGAAAGATAGGACCGAGGCGATCCAGCGAATGAAAAGAGCTATCGCCGACTACGAGATTTCAGGTGTAGAGACCACCTTGTCGTTCGGAGCTTTCGTTATGAATCACGAAGCTTTTACGAGCGGAAACTTCGATACTCATTTCGTTAAGAAGTACTTTGAGCCCCAAATGCTCGATCGCACAGAAGGTGATGAAGAGACCATCGCGGCGATAGTGGCAGCGGCACTCATTCGTCACGCCAATCAATCAAAAATGTTGAAACCGGCCACCGAGACTGGAACAAGTGCGTCGAAATGGAAGCGTAACCGCCTCCAATAA
- a CDS encoding DUF4294 domain-containing protein: MRALVIIGFLLFLSRSTAMAQPDSVLLDQERGYDTLKISMLQEVTITALPDLSSYDDRRDYYILRRKVLKVWPYAKEAAEQLYGMEAELEGEDRRRKRRKYAKYIQKYMSENFKDTLKTLTRSEGVVLVKLVNRETGRTTHDIIKEYRGGVNAVFWQTMASIYDNDLKSEFDPASNRDDAWIENIVNRALEAGLIESVEKPDPDKVKSADGA, translated from the coding sequence GTGAGAGCCTTAGTCATCATTGGTTTTCTTTTGTTCTTGAGCCGTTCAACGGCAATGGCTCAACCCGATTCCGTTTTACTCGATCAGGAGCGTGGGTACGACACCTTGAAGATCAGCATGCTACAAGAGGTTACGATCACGGCATTACCGGACCTAAGTAGTTACGACGACCGACGCGATTACTACATTCTCCGCCGAAAAGTGCTTAAGGTGTGGCCTTACGCCAAAGAAGCGGCAGAGCAGCTGTACGGGATGGAGGCCGAACTCGAGGGTGAGGATCGCCGAAGAAAACGGCGAAAATATGCCAAGTACATCCAGAAGTATATGTCCGAGAATTTCAAGGACACGCTGAAGACTTTAACTCGAAGCGAGGGCGTAGTGCTCGTAAAGCTGGTCAATCGCGAAACGGGGCGAACCACACACGATATCATTAAGGAATACCGCGGGGGAGTCAACGCCGTTTTCTGGCAAACCATGGCGTCCATTTACGACAATGACCTGAAGTCCGAGTTCGATCCTGCGTCGAATCGCGACGATGCCTGGATCGAAAATATCGTCAATCGCGCCTTGGAAGCCGGACTTATAGAGTCAGTCGAAAAGCCTGACCCGGATAAGGTCAAGAGCGCGGATGGTGCTTGA